The proteins below are encoded in one region of Crinalium epipsammum PCC 9333:
- a CDS encoding sensor histidine kinase encodes MTASRLSALYGERFVVISDSEVKTNCSRKEIQRVIENLAINAVKYGAPNTPIILTLQQTETQINLTIHNEGNPIALNAQSILFQQFRRTVCAEEQTGWGLGLFLAKSITEAHQGTLGVESAEGKGTSFIIQLPKTIT; translated from the coding sequence ATGACAGCATCGCGCTTATCTGCCCTTTATGGAGAGCGGTTTGTGGTAATTTCTGATTCTGAGGTCAAAACGAATTGCAGCCGTAAAGAAATACAAAGAGTGATTGAAAATTTAGCAATTAACGCTGTGAAATATGGCGCTCCTAATACGCCGATTATACTTACGCTCCAGCAAACTGAAACGCAGATCAACCTTACTATCCATAATGAAGGCAATCCGATTGCTCTAAACGCTCAATCAATCCTATTTCAACAATTTCGTCGAACCGTCTGTGCTGAAGAGCAAACTGGCTGGGGATTAGGATTATTTTTGGCTAAAAGTATTACTGAAGCGCATCAAGGGACACTTGGGGTTGAAAGTGCAGAGGGTAAGGGGACAAGCTTTATTATCCAGTTACCAAAGACCATCACCTAG